In Oncorhynchus tshawytscha isolate Ot180627B linkage group LG24, Otsh_v2.0, whole genome shotgun sequence, the genomic window ATGGTGCCTACCAGCAGAGTGAGTTCTCATTGTCAATGTGCTTAAGAGTCTCGTTATtcaaaacacatacagtaccagtcaaaggtttggacacacctactcattccaggatttttctttatttttactattttctacattgtagaataatggtgaagacatcaaaactatgaaataacacatatggaatcatgtgttgaccaaaaaaagtgttaaacaaatcaaaatatatttgagatttgagattcttcaaagtagcaatcctttgccttgatgacagctttgcacactctttgcattctctcaaccagcttcatgcggtagtcacctggaatgcatttcaattaacaggtgtgccttgttaaaagttaatttatggaatttctttcttaatgtgtttgagccaatcagttgtcttgtgacaaggtagggatggcacacagaagatagccctatattgtaaaataccaagtcaatattatggcaagaactgctcaaataagcaaagagaaaaggcagtccatcataactttaagacatgaaggtcagtcaatctggaaaatttcaagaactttgaaagtttcttcaagtgcagtcgcaaaaaccatcaagcgctataattAAACtggtctcatgaggaccaccacaggaatggaagacccagagttatctctgctgcagaggataagttcattagttagcTGCACCTCAgcttgcagcccaaataaatgcttcacagagttcaagtaacagacgcatctcaacatcaactgttcagaggagtctatgtgaatcaggccttcatggtcgaattactgcaaagaaaccactactaaaggacacgaataagagatttgcttgggccaagaaacacgagcactggacattagaccggtggaaatgtgttgtttggtctgatgagtccaaatgtgagatttttggttccaaccgccgtgtctttgtgagatgcagagtaggtgagcggATGACATCCGCGTGTGtgtttcccactgtgaagcatagaggaggaggtatgatggtgtggggatgctttgctggtgacactgtctgtgatttatttagaattcaaggcacacttaaccagcctggttaccacagcattctgcagcgatacgccatcccatctggtgtgcgcttagtgggactatcatttgtttttcaacaggacaatgatccaaaacacacctccaggctatgtaagggctatttgaccaagaaggagagtgatggagtgctgcaccagatgacctggcctccacaatcacccgacctcaacccaattgatggtttgggatgagttggaccgcagagtgaaggaaaagcagccagcaagtgcttagcatatgtgatgggcggcaggtagcctagttgatagagtgttgtgccagtaaccgaaaggttgctagatcgacaCCCCGCGctgccaaggtaaaaatctgtcattctgcccctgaacaaggcagttaacccactgttcctaggccttcattgtaaataagaatttgttcttaactgacttgcctagttaaaagttAAATCaaatggggccaagcttcctgccatccaggacctctttaccaggcggtgtcagaggaaggccctaaaaattgtcaaagactccagtcataggccccttttacaccactgctactctctgttaacatctatgcatagtcactttattaattacattgttggttaggggctcgtgagtatgcatttcactgtattcggcgcatgtgactaatacaatttgatttgacttgaagctgtcatcaaggtaaagggtggctactttgaagaatctaaaatatattttgatttttttaaacactttttttgtttactacatgattccatatgtgttatttcatagttttaatgtcttcaatattattctacaatgtagaaaatagtacaaataaagtcaaaccctggaatgagtaggtgtgtccaaacttttgactggtactgtaaatgatCAGGAGAGTAATCAATTGAGAATGGAAGTGTTTTTTTGTATCTCTGCAGTTATAGTGACTTCCAAGCTTACACCAGGTCCAAGAAACACAAGACTTACATCTGTAAGCCAGACTCCGGTTGCCAAGGGCGAGGCATCTTACTCACCAAGTCCAGCAAAGACATTCGGCCGGGGGAACACATGATCTGCCAGGTGTATGTCTCCCGGGTGAGACTCACTCCCTTCTCAGAGAGGGATCCTTCTAGACTTTTGTACATATTGTGTAATATTCTGCGCAATCAATTCAACTCGTAGTTCAACTGAGGTTGCAGGATGGCAGTTGCAATAAATGTGATACCTTATTATGTGACAGTATTTATGGGACTAATCAGAGAGAAGAGTTATGACAATGTCATTATGAAAGGACCAATCAGAGAGCAGGGCTATGACAATGTTATTACGAAGGGACTAATCAGAGAGCAGGGTTATGTTGATGTCATTAGATATATCATAATGCCAAACGTCCTCTCCCCCAGCCATTCGTTATTGACGGCTTCAAGTTTGACCTGCGTATCTATGTGCTGGTGACCTCCTGTGACCCCTTCCGCATCTTCCTGTACAACGAGGGGTTGGCTCGCTTCTGCACTACCCAATACAACGAGCCCAGCAATGGCAACGTGGTAAAGTGGACAACACAGATACTCCGTTAACACTTCTAATGCCAACTGTTACGCAGCATTACACACTTCTTATTGTCCTATCTCGCCCTGTTCTTTGACAGTTAATTGGTAGTTGTGGTGTTGGTTGTGTCGTTGATGCTCTGAAGCATTCTAGATAATCATTTATAATGGGGAATCGCATCTTTACAGTATTCATATGTTTATTCCAGAATGATAGCATATTTTCTACGGTGTCCTTTCTGATCCCTTATTTTACCTTTACATATCCCCGGCTCTCCCTCACAAACTTTATATTTGTACAAGGATGATGTTTGCATGCATCTGACCAACTATGCCATCAACAAGCACAGTGAGAACTTTGTCCGTGATGATGACACTGGCAGCAAACGGTAAGCGGGTGTTTGTTTACATCAAAAACCTCTCGAGTTGACCTTTAGCTTTGTTTGTTTGTATAATTCATCTCATGATGCAACGCTTGCATCTCAGTTCCCTCCTCCCTGTCGTTCCAGGAAGCTGTCCACCTTGAACAAGCACCTGGAGGCCATGTGTTATGACACAGAGAAGATGTGGTTGGACATTGAGGACGTGATTATTAAGACGCTCATCTCTGCCCACCCCATCCTCAAACACAACTACCACACCTGTTTCCCCAACCACGCGGCCGGCAGCGCCTGCTTTGAGATCCTTGGCTTTGATGTGCTACTAGACCATCGACTCAGGCCCTGGCTGCTGGAGGTGAGGCCTTCTTAAAGAATCAGGATGATGTATTGATTTGGCTCCGGTTCAGTGTTTGTTGAGCTAAGAAATGTGTTATTCTAATCTACTACACTCTCAGCATGCAGTGTCCAATAGGCATTTCGCTAGCAACTTATAATAATTTCATTATTAAAGCTAGATCGCAAACAAGGAATATTCATGATGTTCAATTATGTTCGCATTAACATATGGGCGTGtttattaaagggatacttgggGATTTTGACAATGGGTCTTTTTATCTATTTTCCCAGAGGCAGATGAGCTCGTAGATacaatttttatgtctctgtgtccagtatgaaggaagttagaggtagtttcacgagCCAACGCTAACTAGCGTTAGTACAATTAATGGGAGTGTAGCATCCTAGTAGAGACCCATAAACTTactcattgcgctaacgctagttagcaattgtgcTAGCATTAGTGAGTTAGTAGGAGGTAGATAACGTTCCTCATtaccaaaatcctgaagtatccctttaatgttTGTGCAGGTGAACCACTCCCCCAGTTTCACTACTGATTCGCGGTTGGACCGGGAGGTGAAGGATAGCCTGCTGTATGACACCCTGGTCCTTATAAACCTGGGTGCCTGTGACCGCCGTAAGAtcactgaggaggagaagcgTAGGGTGAAGGAGAGGCTGCAGCAGAACCGCTCCAGAGAGGCTAGGTATAATCAGGACCATGTGATGGATAGGAAGACAATGCGGAACTTTGATTTCAGTAGGCTTGTATGATGAGTTTGACCATGTAACAATAAGCTATGATGGGTCATTTTTATTATAAATCAGCATCGTTATAGACATGTAACAAACaaagtgagtgtacaaaacattaagaacactttccatgacagactgaccaggtgaatccaggtgaaagctgtgatcccttattgatatcacttgttaaatccacttcagtcagtgtagatgaaggggaggagacaggttaaagaatcatttttaagccttgagacaactgagacatgggcAAGACTAAAGATGTAAGTGACTTCGAACAGGCTATGGttataggtgccaggcgcactggtttgagtgtgtcaagaactgcatcgctgctggtttttcacgctcaacagtttcctgtgtgtatcaagaatggtccaacacccaaaggacatccagcctacttgacacagctgtgggaagcattggagtcaacatgagccagcatccctgtgtaatgctttcgacaccttgtagagtccatgcttagacgaattgaggctgttctgagggcaaaaggggggttgcaacacaatattaggaaggtgttcttaatgtttggtacatTCAGTGTATATTGAGTGTATGCATTCATTCAGTTGTGGTAATTTTTGTGTTGTCAGGAGTGAGGAACTGCGTCAGTCCCAGGCAGCCAGTGTAGAGCAGATGCGGAGGTATGAAGCCAAACACCTGGGTGGCTTCCGTGGGATCTACCCCCGCGAGGGCGGAGAGAAGTATGAGAAGTACTTCAAACACAGCAGCTCCCTGTTTCAGGAGACTGCCGCCTCTAAGGCCAGGGAGGAGTGTGCCAGGTAGAAACTAtcacccaaacactcacacacatacgcacgcacaggCTTCTTGACAATAGCATGAAAACATTCAACAGAAAATACAAAATCGTTGTACcttttaaattaaatgttttcatTGTTTCATGTACAACttgtttgtgtgtgactgtgtgtgactgtccaCTCAGGCAGCAGCTGCAGGAGCTGCGTCTGAAGCAGgagcagaaggagagggagcagaAGGGGAGCCGTAGACGAGACTTGCAGGGGGAGTCTGCAGGAGAGAGGGCCAAACCACACAGAGTACAAGTTCGTCAGACCAACTCCCAACAGGTTACTGTgagtcacatcaccctgaccatcAGTTTTATGTAACATTTTACCTCAGGTTTTGAATGTATTATTGCCTACAGAATCTATCAGTCAACAACCATAAAGAGTCCAAAGTCTTGTTGTATCATTGGGGGTGGCAATCTTAGTGGACTTGAAGTTGCAGGGCCTTTCAGTAGCCACAAGGGGGAGCCAAATATCTTCTCCACTGAACACCTTACATATATGTCCAGCTACCAAACTATATAATAGCCAtttatcatatttacataagcatcTCAATGAATACTGAAGAATGATTATACACTGTGATTAACTTAATCCTTACTGTATGGTGTGAATTGTGGTTGTCCAGCTCCTGACCATGCCCCTCCTGCCTACTGCTACCAACGGTTCCCCTACGGTACaggacctctctgatgaggaggtggagagggtgagTGGACTGCTCCAACGGGAGAGTCTACTAAGGGACCTCGGGGTGGTGGACCAGATCTATAAGCTGTTGCAGGGGAGAGGCCAGTCCATGCCTAATGGCATTACACCCCCCCGCGAGCAGAATGAGCTGCCCCTACACAGACATGAACGAGCCAATAAGGTAAGGCTACACCTCCATAGTCACTCACTGGTCTGTTTAGTAAGTTCCGTTTATTGTTTCCCTAGCAAGGAAATGTGTCCTCTATATTTTTCCTAATATGGGATAAagagctcgccagcttgtagtcctaaaaaacaGAAATTAGTTATCTCTGGTTCGTTCAAGCATTCTTATGGGGGAAAATAATGAGGTTTTGGGATAAACACTGAAATAAGATCAGAGAttaacacaggtttaggagatcttatacattttgttctgtgagataatatcaaatcaaattgtatttgtcacatgcgccgaatagaactggtgtagaccttacagtgaagtgcttacttgcaagcccttaaccaacaatgcagtttttcaGAAACAtacctaaaaaaataaaataaaagtaacataaTTACAGAgaggcagtaaaataacaatagcgaggctatatacaggggggtactggtacagagtcaatgtgcaagggcaccggttagtcgaggtaattgaggtaatatatacatgtgggtagtgacgtatgcatagataataattaagtgatgttagctgatgaagattatctcatagaacaaaatgtataagatctcctaagcctgtgtttactacagaccttattttcggcgttttatccaaaaaccctacaaaaaaaacattatttctcCATAGGCTTTGTTTAACCAATGAGTTATGgtggagttagtgcctacaaaaatacACCATTACTCTTGCTCTCTATGGTCACTGCATTGTCTCAAACATTACTCCATTTGTAATGAGATGCTTAAGTCTGTCTTATATGATGTCTTGCCAGTTGGACTCCCTGACTGAGTTCTCCTGGAGAACGAAGCGTCACTGTACTGTGATCCAACACCAGTTGCCTCCAGGGGCCAAGCCCTGCCGTCAGTACGTCCACTCCCAGCTGCTGCAGCAGCGCTGGCCCTGGCCCAGTCTGGACAGGGGGCCCACTCATACTGAGTCTGCCTGCCTTCAATACTACACCCCAGAGGACCACGTCCTAGAGACGGTCCGCCGGGCGCCAGGGGACCTGAGGAGGACCAACAGTGCCCAGCGTATCCCATGGACAAGTGAGCACACCCACAGCACCTCACTTTATTGTGTCATTACTGTACCGCCACTGATCTTGG contains:
- the ttll6 gene encoding tubulin polyglutamylase ttll6 isoform X2, producing the protein MDMKRYQKINHFPGMSEICRKDLLARNMNRMLKLFPKDYNIFPRTWCLPADYSDFQAYTRSKKHKTYICKPDSGCQGRGILLTKSSKDIRPGEHMICQVYVSRPFVIDGFKFDLRIYVLVTSCDPFRIFLYNEGLARFCTTQYNEPSNGNVDDVCMHLTNYAINKHSENFVRDDDTGSKRKLSTLNKHLEAMCYDTEKMWLDIEDVIIKTLISAHPILKHNYHTCFPNHAAGSACFEILGFDVLLDHRLRPWLLEVNHSPSFTTDSRLDREVKDSLLYDTLVLINLGACDRRKITEEEKRRVKERLQQNRSREARSEELRQSQAASVEQMRRYEAKHLGGFRGIYPREGGEKYEKYFKHSSSLFQETAASKAREECARQQLQELRLKQEQKEREQKGSRRRDLQGESAGERAKPHRVQVRQTNSQQVTLLTMPLLPTATNGSPTVQDLSDEEVERVSGLLQRESLLRDLGVVDQIYKLLQGRGQSMPNGITPPREQNELPLHRHERANKLDSLTEFSWRTKRHCTVIQHQLPPGAKPCRQYVHSQLLQQRWPWPSLDRGPTHTESACLQYYTPEDHVLETVRRAPGDLRRTNSAQRIPWTINGARQGSMSSSYAESKARATVSNISQLTPGRLHCTPMSSDPKALQSLFVISTPALLIQRPEFPHPIRKPLRKVPQHGQGR
- the ttll6 gene encoding tubulin polyglutamylase ttll6 isoform X1; translation: MFCILSVDEYLSSNKKSFFLTLSVRRAARRYGLWEAVEGEDWTLFWTDCSVSLDRVMDMKRYQKINHFPGMSEICRKDLLARNMNRMLKLFPKDYNIFPRTWCLPADYSDFQAYTRSKKHKTYICKPDSGCQGRGILLTKSSKDIRPGEHMICQVYVSRPFVIDGFKFDLRIYVLVTSCDPFRIFLYNEGLARFCTTQYNEPSNGNVDDVCMHLTNYAINKHSENFVRDDDTGSKRKLSTLNKHLEAMCYDTEKMWLDIEDVIIKTLISAHPILKHNYHTCFPNHAAGSACFEILGFDVLLDHRLRPWLLEVNHSPSFTTDSRLDREVKDSLLYDTLVLINLGACDRRKITEEEKRRVKERLQQNRSREARSEELRQSQAASVEQMRRYEAKHLGGFRGIYPREGGEKYEKYFKHSSSLFQETAASKAREECARQQLQELRLKQEQKEREQKGSRRRDLQGESAGERAKPHRVQVRQTNSQQVTLLTMPLLPTATNGSPTVQDLSDEEVERVSGLLQRESLLRDLGVVDQIYKLLQGRGQSMPNGITPPREQNELPLHRHERANKLDSLTEFSWRTKRHCTVIQHQLPPGAKPCRQYVHSQLLQQRWPWPSLDRGPTHTESACLQYYTPEDHVLETVRRAPGDLRRTNSAQRIPWTINGARQGSMSSSYAESKARATVSNISQLTPGRLHCTPMSSDPKALQSLFVISTPALLIQRPEFPHPIRKPLRKVPQHGQGR